The Ignisphaera sp. genome segment GCCCCTAGTGCTATGAGCTTTGCTATGTCAGCACCATTTCTAATGCCGCCAGATACAACCAGCGATACCTCGTCTCTTAGCCCCAGTTCTCTCAAAGCCCTGTCAGCCTCTACAACAGCTGCAATAACTGGGTATCCAACATGGTCTGTGACTAGATTTGGTGAAGCGCCTGTCCCAGCCGGTTTAGCATCGACAACAATGATATCTGCACCAGCCTTAGCCGCTATTTTCACATCGTCTCTTACTCTCCCAGCAGCAATTTTGACAATTATTGGGATTTTCCAGTCGGTGGCCTCTCTCAGCTCATCTATCTTCATCTTCAGATCTTCGGGTCCAACAATGTCCAGATGCCTGGCTGGGCTTATAGCATCTGCTCCAACTGGTATACCCCTTAGCTGCGCTATCTCTTCTGTTACCTTCTCCCCCATCAAAAGGCCTCCTTGTCCAGGCTTGGCTCCCTGCCCTATCTTAATTTCTATGGCATCGGCATTGAGTAGATAGTCTATTGTTACACCGAACCTTCCGCTAGCATATTGTGCAATAAGTATTTTTGCCTCAGCCCTCTCCTCTGGCAGCATACCACCTTCACCAGTGTTAACAGCGATCCCAACTCTTGAAGTTGCCCTAGCAATGGCTATTTTAGCCTCTTTACTTAGTGAGCCATAGCTCATAGCACCTATAATTATAGGTGCTTTGAGTCTCAAGGGCCTTTCAGCAAATCTAAAGCCTAAAACCACTTCAGTGTCACAAGGCTCTCTATAGCTATCGATGGGAGGTCTCGATAGTTGTGCAGGAAGGATCAGCAGTTCGTCAAGTGATGGCAAGTTAAAGTTTCTTGCACCAGTGCCCCTGACTAGAGGTATTCCAGTAACAGAGGTCTGGATGGTGTAATTAATTGATTCTGTATCCCAAAAGCCAACACGTCTTAGATCTGGCAAGGGAATTACATGGATAGCTTTATTGGGGCATGCTCTAACACATGCATAGCAACCAACACATTTGTTTATATTGCGTGGCACAACCTTGTATTCACTATCCTTCTGCACAGCATAGAAAACACCTTGTGGGCATGCCTTAACACATTCTCTACAGCCGTTACAAATATCATACAGAATTTCAACCTTATACTTCGGGATTAGAGGTTCTGGCACCCCCAAATATTGTTGGTGCCCATATACAGGTCTTCTGCTTTGTGGAACAATTTTGAAATAGCTGCTCTTACCCTTGATTCCATAGCTGCTCAACACATTGTTTATCTGCTCCTTCTCCTCTTCTGAAGCTTCTTTAACAATTGCATTTTTTCCAAGACTTTCATACCCACCGCCAACATAGATTTCGCCACCAATCATAAGCTCTCCTACATATTCTCCAACATTACCCAATACAATGATTTTACCGCCGAACATGTACATACCAGTCATAATATCTGTTTTTCCATTGACAATAACAGTTCCTTTCTTCATTAACGCACCTACACGGGCACCGGCATCGCCATTAACAACTATTGTCCCGCCAAGAATGTATTGACCGGTACCATTACCAGCATCTCCCATTATCACCAGCTCTCCACTAGACATATTCTCCCCTGCGAACCAACCAGCATTGCCTTCTACATATACCCTAGGCCCATGCATTAAAGCTGCTACGTAGAATCCAACAGACCCTCTAACATATATGTTGATAGATCCTTTTAATCCCACAGCAAGGTAGTGTATACCATTAGGATCGCTAATCTCTACATCTTCTACACCCTCACTAACAATTTGCCTTAGAGCTCTGTTAACATCTCGTGGACTTAGATTCTTAGCTGATAGCATTATCATCTTTTTAGCCTCCATACAACAACTTCACCTGAGTTCAACTGTTTTTTACGAAACTTTGCATTATATTTAGATTCGAGAACTTGTAGAGCTCTTTCCTCACTTGCAGCAACATGAATAGTGTCAGAAATGCCAATAACAAGTGGTCTTAGACCAAGTCTATCACATGCTACACCAATCTCGTCGGGAGTAGCGATAATGAATGCAAAAGGACCTTCCAACACATTTATAGCATCTTTGAGTGCTGCCTCTAGTGATAGTCCCTTAGACATTTTGTATGCAACATAGTGAACTATTAGCTCAGAATCATTGTCTGTTAGAAATTCTACGCCCTTCATCTCAAGTAGCGACCTAAGCTTCCAATAGTTGGTTATTTGCCCATTGTGAACAACGGTTATATCGGGATTCTCAAGGTCTTGAAATGGATGTGCATGAAATATATCAACACCGCTTTCTGTTGAGAATCTCACATGCCCAATGCCATGAGATCCTTGGAAACCAGAAATATTGAAAATACCATTGAATTCCCTCACAGTTGTGGTGTATTTGTATATAAGAGCTCTTCTACCAATACTCACAACCTTTGCTACACCAGTAGACTCCACAGCATCATACAAATGCTTTATAGAGCCCTTATAGACTATCTCTATAGAATCGTAGCTATAGCCTTCCTTCAAATAGAGTCCCATAGTAATATTTCTGATGTCTCCATGAACAGAGGCAATAGCTGTTGAAACCTTGCTTAAAGCGCCTACAACATCTTTTGTTAGAACATGTAGCTTAATGGCATCCCTCTCTACGTACCCTGCATTATATACAGCTACACCCACAGAGTCTTTTCCGCGGTGCTGAAGAGCCTCCAAGGAATCTATAAGATAAGCTCCAACGGGGCCAAAACCATCTGTGGACATCACGCCTACTATACCACACATAGGTATTGCTACCTTAGTTTTTCTGCTAAATTATAATCAACTAAGTATATCTTAATTGTTTAATAAATTTAAGTATGTATAAGCAAGTATAAAATAATGTTTAGTAGTTTATATAGTTGTATATTTCTGCTGGCGATGGATATGACTGTATCTTCCTAGCCTCCTCCCTCTTCAACTCTATATAAGTCTCTATCAACTCGCTTGGATAGATAGGCTTTAGCCACTCGTTATCTGTTTCCAGCTCATCTAATGCCTCGTCCAACGACCCTGGAAGCTCTTTTATCCCAAGCTCTTTTCTTCTCTGTGGACTCATCTTATACACGTTCTCATCTATTGGGTCGCCGGGGTCTATCTTCTTCTTGACTCCATCTAGACCTGCCAGCACTATTGCCGATAGGGCTAGGTATGGATTTGCTGTTGGGTCTGGCGGTCTATATTCTATTCTCTTAGAGTGGCTATTGAGTTTGTGGTATGCAGGAACTCTTATGGCAGCACTTCTATTTGCCTTGCTCCAGACTAGGTAGACTGGAGCTTCATAGCCCGGTATAAGCCTCTTGTAGCTATTAACGGTGGGGCTTACAAGTGCTGATAAAGCTCTTCCATGTTCTATCAAGCCTCCTATGAAGTATCTCGCATATTGGCTTATCCCTGCATATTCATCGCTTGGATCATAAAATAGGTTCTCCCCATTTCTCCAAATGCTTACATGAACGTGCATGCCAGATCCATTATCTCCGTAGAGAGGCTTTGGCATGAATGTTGCTATATACCCTTTCTTACTGGCAATAGATCTAATAACATATTTCACAGTTTGAACAACATCTGCAGTGTTTGTTACCTCACCACCTCTGAAGTTTATTTCATGTTGTGAAGCTCCAGCAACCTCGTGGTGAAATACCTCGACATTTATGCCAAAGAACTTCTTGAGTGTTTCACCAATCTCGATTTTCAGCTCCTCAAACTTATCATTTGGATAGGTAACGTAGTAGCCTTCCTTCAGTATATTGAATGGCTGTGAAGAGGTCCAGTACCCCTCAGAACTCATGATCTCGACAAACTGTCTCCAAGTGTCTATAGAGACTGTGACCTTGTCAAATATGAAGAACTCTAGCTCTGGTGATACAAAAGCCCTTAAGCCATTGTCGCGAAGCAGGCTATCGAGACCTTCAGCAACGTGTCTGGGATCCTTGGGGAATCTGGCGCCACCTCTATATACAGCACATATCATTCTACCGACTCCGTTGAGCCATGGAATAACAGCAAAAGTCTCTTTAATCGGCTTAAGATTTAGATCGCTTTCTTCAATACCTGTAAACCCCTTCACACTACTGCCATCAAGCTTTCCCAGCCCATTTTCAAAAGCTTCTGGAGTGAGCAACTCCCTAGACACGGTAACCTGGCGGAATATGCCTACAACATCGGTGAATTGGAGGTTGACCCACTTTATCCCAAGCTTATCTAGTTTTTCTGAGATGTCTTCACCCATTTTATTTCTCACCCATTTTTATTTCGTAGCAAAACTGCTTATACACGTAAAAATATATTCTTACTGGTAATAGCCAATAAAAATCTGTTAAAATGTCCATTCAACTATTTCATTATGTCTGTGTGAACAGGTCATGTGCATGTTATTCACATAACGTGAACAAGTGTTCACAAAATTTGCTATAGCCTATGCATGGCAATGCTTGGGAGGCAGGCAATGAGATTTGGGTACGCATTCATATATACTCAATATAATATTAGGGTATAGCTAAGCAGAAAAGCCTGAATCAAAATTGATCAACATTTACAACGCTATTTTGTTGAGTTGCCTAGAGCGCGTTTGAGCTTATAATCCTAGACTTTTACTATACGCTTTGAGTTTTTAAGGCGTTGTAGGTGCTATAATGGAGAGTGGCTGGACTCCATTCAAGGAGTTTGACACTGTAGTCATAGTCAATTTTGGTGGTCAGTATGCTCACTTGATTGCTAGAAGGGTTAGGGAGCTCAATGTTTATAGCGAGATTGTCAATTACACTGATTTCAGTGTTGATGTTGTTGAGAGGATTAGGCCCAAGGCAATCATATTGTCTGGCGGGCCTAGCAGTATTATAGCATCTCCCAATCCTCCAGTAATAGGTGGCTGGGTACTTGATGTTGGTGTGCCTGTTCTAGGTATTTGCTATGGACATCAGCTTCTAGCCCACTTGATTGGTGGTAGGGTTGAGAGAGGTGTTGGCGAGTATGGGAAAACAGAGATAGAGATTGTAGCACACAATGATATTTTTGCTGGTTGGGGCAAGAGAGAGTTTGTGTGGATGTCCCACAGCGACTATGTGGCTGAGGTTCCTAGGGACAAAGCCATTGCCTTGGCAAGATCTGTTGAAACAGGCTATATAGCAGCGTTTAAGCTTATCGATAGACCTGTATATGGTGTTCAGTTCCATCCAGAGGTTTACCACACTCCAAAGGGTAGGAAACTCATTGAAAATTTTGTTATGAGAATAGCTAAGGCTAGGCAAAACTGGAATCCGGGAAACATAATCGATCGGATTGTAGATGAAATTAAATCTGCTGTGGGAAGGGATGAGAAGGTCTTATGCGCAGTTAGTGGCGGTGTTGACTCAACTGTAACAGCTCTTCTACTGAAAAGAGCCATTGGAGATAGGCTAGTAGCTGTTTTTGTTAACCACGGTCTTCTTAGAGAGGATGAGGATAGAGAGGTTTTGAATATGCTTAGAGGCCTTGGTATTAACCCGATATACATCGATGCCTCGCAGAGGTTCTTGAAGGCACTCAAAGGTGTTAAAGATTGTGAGGAGAAGAGGAGGATCATAGGAGAACTATTTGCAGAAATATTCAAGGAGATCGCCGAAAGCGACAAAGATATAAAGTGGCTTGCCCAGGGAACAACATACCCAGATGTCATAGAAAGTGGTGGTGCAGTTGGCGCAGATAAGATCAAGAGCCATCACAATGTCGCTGGACTGCCAAAATGGCTAAATCTAAGGATTTTAGAGCCTATAAGACATCTATACAAAGATGAGGTGAGGAAACTGGCTATAGCGCTTGGAGTGCCAAGAGAATGGGCATATAGACACCCGTTTCCAGGCCCTGGACTAGCCGTTAGGATAATTGGTGAGGTAACAGAAGAGAAGCTGGCGATAGTCAGAAGGGCTTCTAAAATAGTTGAGGAAGAGCTGAAGAAGGAGGGGCTGTACGAGAGGGTTTGGCAAGCATTTGCAGTTGTTGGAGAGGATAGATGGGTTGGTGTAAAAGGAGATAGAAGAGAATTGGGATACATAGTTACTGTGAGGATTGTTGAAAGCGAAGATGCCATGACAGCTGATTGGAGCAAAATACCACTCGAAACTCTTGAAAGGATATCGAATAGAATAGCGCGGGAAATACCCAGTGTAACGATGGTTACATATGCAATATCATCGAAACCCCCCTCAACAATAGAGCCATGCTAAAACAGTAGAGCTAAGGAGTGCATAAGACTTTTTGCTAGGTTAGACATTCTGCAGCGGTAAAAGATCTGCGAGAGTGGCTATGCTATACGAGATTTACAATGGTATCTACGGCGTCGATGATCTTCCCATAGCCTATCTCTCTACCGGTAGCTTGAAATCTCTTGTTGTTGCCGATATCCATCTCGGTTTTGAGGAGTATATGGCTACGAAGGGGGTTTACATTCCTAGAATGCAGTTAAACAAGGCTATAGATATCATTGAAAAGGCTCTGAACACAGTAAATGTGGATACACTCATTATTGTTGGGGATATAAAGCATTTGTTCGACAAGCTTGGTAGAAGAGAGACTAGGGATCTCCATGAGTTTATCCTCTACGTCAAGAAGAGATTCAATAGAGTTGTTCTGGTGAGGGGAAACCACGACAACTTCATATACTCTCTGTCGCAGAGATATGGGATAGAGTTTTATGAGACTATGGAGTTTGGAAACATACTTTTTGTTCATGGACATAAGAAATTGGAGTTGGAGGACAACACAAAGCTAATTATAATGGGCCATGAACATCCAAGCATAGCGTTAAAAGATCCTGTCACAGAATCTGTTACAAAGCTTCCATGTTTTCTGAGGATACCATTTCAGAACGGGTCAACGGCTATTGTGCTACCTGCAGCAGGAGCTTATCAAACGGGTACATCTGTTTCAACATCGCCTGAAAGTTACTTGTCTCCAATTATAAAGAGATTTGGTGTTTTACGAGATGCAAAGCCTTTTGCAATAGTCGAGAATGAAGGTTTGTTCGAGCTTCCAACGCTATCTGCCGTAGAAGATCTTTTAGCAATGTTTTAATTCATTGGCATAATTTAAAAAGAGCTTATAAACCCTGTTAAGGGTATATAAGTTTGAGTTAAAAAACTTGAATTGAGAGTGAGATTATTTCATCTCTAGATTCCTATTATAAACAATTTTATGAGAAATATCTCCTAGATCTAAACAACCCATTCATAAATGTTAAGGTTGAGAATATAGTTGCCACAGTATCAATAGGTCAGAACATAGATCTAGACTACCTTGACAAGGTACTGCCAAATGTTGAGTACGATCCGGAGCAGTTTCCAGGGCTTGTACTGAGAATGGACAATCCAAAGGTTACAGCACTTGTCTTCAGATCTGGGAGAATGGTTGTTACAGGTGCTAAGAGCACTCCAATGCTTATAAGAGCTGTGAAGAAGATAATTAAAATGCTTCTAAAATACTATGTTACAATATCGTCCAAGCCGAGGATACAGATACAAAACATTGTAGCATCTGCAAACATTGGTTCAGAGGTTATGCTAGAGAAGGTTGCTTTCCTATTGGAGAACACAATGTATGAACCAGAGCAGTTCCCAGGCCTCATATACAGAATGAGCGATCCTCATGTCGTTCTACTTATATTCAGTAGTGGGAAGATGGTTATAACAGGTGCGAAAAGCGAGGATGAAGTATTTCTAGCAGTTAGAAATGTCTTTATTAAGCTCAGAGATCTTGGGTGCTTGAGGGAAACCAAGAAAGAAGAAGAAATTTTGTCGGAGGAGCTAGAATCAATTGAAAGTGGAAGAAGCAAGAAGAAATTAACGCTAAGAGACTTGGAGATCTAGCCTCTTTTTCCATATCTGCTCCAAATACCCACAGCATCAATATCCATACCACTAACTTTTTCGCTAACCAAATCAATTCTGGTGGCAGCTGGTATTGGCACCCACTCCCCAAGCAATATGGCCTCTCCAATGTTGAGACCTGGTAGCTCCTCCATAACATCCTGCATAACGGGCTCACAATACTTGGCTATATATGCCTGGTCCTCTGGATGAACTATTCGAAGAATTGCTAGATTTCCTAACTGGCTAAGGATGGTTGGGTCTAATCCCCTGGGTCTCTGAGACACTATAACAAGCCCCAAACCAAATTTTCTACCCTCTCTAGCCACAAGCGATGCACTATACTTTGTAGCTGTTTCTTCATCTGCAGGTATGAAAACATGGGCCTCTTCTATAACCGCTATAAGTGGTGTTGGAAATCCTCTTGAACCATTGCTCCACACACTAGCCTTCCTAGCCTCCAAGAGTCTTGATAGCCAATGCGCTATCACAGCATCGGCGTGGTTTAGATGCAACTCACTTAAATCAACAACATTTATAGAGCCTACAACTATCCTGTCCATGACATCACCTGAATCCTCTTTGAGAATTCTCTTCAAAAAGTTTTCATAGACAGTTAGAGAGTCTAGAACCTTTTGGGCAGAGATACCGTATCTTGCAACCCTCCCCTGAACGCATCTCTTCATGACATTGAAAAACTCCTTAGCTGATTCTAGATCAATTGAATCCAAACACTCTTTGAGCACCATTCTCTGTCTAGTTGCATTCCTCGGTATGTTCAAAAGTCTTGCAAGCTCATCTAGGGTTAGCCTCAAAGGGTCTAGAACAGGCTTTATCAAAGTGGTGTTTCTAAGCGATGTGTATTCCCCGTGGTAATCGAATATAA includes the following:
- a CDS encoding ATP-binding protein is translated as MALQKLVELGDTTGDGEVVGYVVGESKPYRAEILAFRPLAMGEYLYMEYHGYRVLAFVANSITGSTIISRDLIDPRDVERLVKSVRVGERLFYHRGVIKILGSMEDNGHKLHIPAIPPPPGTEVYKAPKTVLETVFSPRRHGYVRIGALLREPETEVRVNINKIVSRHLGVLAMTGMGKSNLVALIAKRVEELGGTIVIFDYHGEYTSLRNTTLIKPVLDPLRLTLDELARLLNIPRNATRQRMVLKECLDSIDLESAKEFFNVMKRCVQGRVARYGISAQKVLDSLTVYENFLKRILKEDSGDVMDRIVVGSINVVDLSELHLNHADAVIAHWLSRLLEARKASVWSNGSRGFPTPLIAVIEEAHVFIPADEETATKYSASLVAREGRKFGLGLVIVSQRPRGLDPTILSQLGNLAILRIVHPEDQAYIAKYCEPVMQDVMEELPGLNIGEAILLGEWVPIPAATRIDLVSEKVSGMDIDAVGIWSRYGKRG
- a CDS encoding metallophosphoesterase, with amino-acid sequence MLYEIYNGIYGVDDLPIAYLSTGSLKSLVVADIHLGFEEYMATKGVYIPRMQLNKAIDIIEKALNTVNVDTLIIVGDIKHLFDKLGRRETRDLHEFILYVKKRFNRVVLVRGNHDNFIYSLSQRYGIEFYETMEFGNILFVHGHKKLELEDNTKLIIMGHEHPSIALKDPVTESVTKLPCFLRIPFQNGSTAIVLPAAGAYQTGTSVSTSPESYLSPIIKRFGVLRDAKPFAIVENEGLFELPTLSAVEDLLAMF
- a CDS encoding TATA-box-binding protein, with the protein product MNVKVENIVATVSIGQNIDLDYLDKVLPNVEYDPEQFPGLVLRMDNPKVTALVFRSGRMVVTGAKSTPMLIRAVKKIIKMLLKYYVTISSKPRIQIQNIVASANIGSEVMLEKVAFLLENTMYEPEQFPGLIYRMSDPHVVLLIFSSGKMVITGAKSEDEVFLAVRNVFIKLRDLGCLRETKKEEEILSEELESIESGRSKKKLTLRDLEI
- the guaA gene encoding glutamine-hydrolyzing GMP synthase, whose translation is MESGWTPFKEFDTVVIVNFGGQYAHLIARRVRELNVYSEIVNYTDFSVDVVERIRPKAIILSGGPSSIIASPNPPVIGGWVLDVGVPVLGICYGHQLLAHLIGGRVERGVGEYGKTEIEIVAHNDIFAGWGKREFVWMSHSDYVAEVPRDKAIALARSVETGYIAAFKLIDRPVYGVQFHPEVYHTPKGRKLIENFVMRIAKARQNWNPGNIIDRIVDEIKSAVGRDEKVLCAVSGGVDSTVTALLLKRAIGDRLVAVFVNHGLLREDEDREVLNMLRGLGINPIYIDASQRFLKALKGVKDCEEKRRIIGELFAEIFKEIAESDKDIKWLAQGTTYPDVIESGGAVGADKIKSHHNVAGLPKWLNLRILEPIRHLYKDEVRKLAIALGVPREWAYRHPFPGPGLAVRIIGEVTEEKLAIVRRASKIVEEELKKEGLYERVWQAFAVVGEDRWVGVKGDRRELGYIVTVRIVESEDAMTADWSKIPLETLERISNRIAREIPSVTMVTYAISSKPPSTIEPC
- a CDS encoding glutamate synthase-related protein — encoded protein: MEAKKMIMLSAKNLSPRDVNRALRQIVSEGVEDVEISDPNGIHYLAVGLKGSINIYVRGSVGFYVAALMHGPRVYVEGNAGWFAGENMSSGELVIMGDAGNGTGQYILGGTIVVNGDAGARVGALMKKGTVIVNGKTDIMTGMYMFGGKIIVLGNVGEYVGELMIGGEIYVGGGYESLGKNAIVKEASEEEKEQINNVLSSYGIKGKSSYFKIVPQSRRPVYGHQQYLGVPEPLIPKYKVEILYDICNGCRECVKACPQGVFYAVQKDSEYKVVPRNINKCVGCYACVRACPNKAIHVIPLPDLRRVGFWDTESINYTIQTSVTGIPLVRGTGARNFNLPSLDELLILPAQLSRPPIDSYREPCDTEVVLGFRFAERPLRLKAPIIIGAMSYGSLSKEAKIAIARATSRVGIAVNTGEGGMLPEERAEAKILIAQYASGRFGVTIDYLLNADAIEIKIGQGAKPGQGGLLMGEKVTEEIAQLRGIPVGADAISPARHLDIVGPEDLKMKIDELREATDWKIPIIVKIAAGRVRDDVKIAAKAGADIIVVDAKPAGTGASPNLVTDHVGYPVIAAVVEADRALRELGLRDEVSLVVSGGIRNGADIAKLIALGADAVAVGTPVLVAMGCTMCGLCNTGRCPYGIATQNPALRKRLDVERAAKAVENLLHSMIKELCMFSQLAGKTSPKGLEKEDLRALTLEASLIAGVKLVGLEGVPSKCQEH
- the glnA gene encoding type I glutamate--ammonia ligase; this translates as MGEDISEKLDKLGIKWVNLQFTDVVGIFRQVTVSRELLTPEAFENGLGKLDGSSVKGFTGIEESDLNLKPIKETFAVIPWLNGVGRMICAVYRGGARFPKDPRHVAEGLDSLLRDNGLRAFVSPELEFFIFDKVTVSIDTWRQFVEIMSSEGYWTSSQPFNILKEGYYVTYPNDKFEELKIEIGETLKKFFGINVEVFHHEVAGASQHEINFRGGEVTNTADVVQTVKYVIRSIASKKGYIATFMPKPLYGDNGSGMHVHVSIWRNGENLFYDPSDEYAGISQYARYFIGGLIEHGRALSALVSPTVNSYKRLIPGYEAPVYLVWSKANRSAAIRVPAYHKLNSHSKRIEYRPPDPTANPYLALSAIVLAGLDGVKKKIDPGDPIDENVYKMSPQRRKELGIKELPGSLDEALDELETDNEWLKPIYPSELIETYIELKREEARKIQSYPSPAEIYNYINY